From a region of the Dickeya poaceiphila genome:
- the bcsD gene encoding cellulose biosynthesis protein BcsD — MSDMQQHALNYYRQQQLPPGWADLFGVIVNGMMDNAGEQDGLAFLRHMGEQLAERYPLPEALTVVDLEREMNQVLSQFHWGCVDLRPYENRLEIYHLALPVLANTQSSSSRWRMAMAAVLQGLYSRWLRGQGGAENVPLSCEETENGSILLFRYY; from the coding sequence ATGAGTGACATGCAGCAACATGCACTGAACTATTATCGCCAACAGCAACTGCCGCCCGGCTGGGCGGATCTGTTCGGCGTGATCGTCAACGGGATGATGGATAATGCCGGCGAGCAAGACGGGCTGGCATTTTTGCGCCACATGGGCGAACAACTGGCCGAACGCTACCCGTTGCCGGAGGCGTTAACCGTGGTGGATCTGGAACGGGAGATGAATCAGGTGTTGTCTCAGTTTCACTGGGGATGCGTGGACCTGCGCCCGTATGAAAACCGGCTGGAGATTTATCACCTGGCATTACCTGTGCTGGCGAATACGCAAAGCAGTAGCTCACGGTGGCGCATGGCGATGGCGGCAGTATTGCAGGGACTATACAGCCGCTGGCTGCGTGGACAAGGTGGAGCAGAAAATGTGCCGTTATCCTGCGAGGAAACCGAAAATGGATCGATTCTTTTGTTTCGTTACTATTGA
- a CDS encoding glycosyl hydrolase family 8, protein MVKPIWRGWALMLMVLFSMSATAATGWETYKSRFMTQDGRIQDTGNNNVSHTEGQGFAMLMAVHYGDRTAFDSLWNWTQRHLMDSSSGLFYWRYDPSASNPVVDKNNASDGDVLIAWALLQAGNKWQDNSYLQSSDRIQKAVISHEVIQFADHTVMLPGAYGFNKNSYVVLNPSYFLFPAWRDFARRSHLQVWRQLIDDSLSLLSEMRFGQAGLPTDWVALNVDGSMAPATAWPSRFSYDAIRVPLYLYWYDAKTTALLPFQLYWRNYPRLATPAWVDVLSNNTAPYNMQGGLLAVRDLTMGNLAELSDLPGASDDYYSSSLRLLVALARGQ, encoded by the coding sequence ATGGTAAAGCCAATATGGCGTGGTTGGGCGTTGATGTTGATGGTGTTGTTTAGTATGTCGGCAACGGCGGCGACAGGTTGGGAAACCTATAAAAGTCGCTTCATGACTCAGGATGGGCGCATTCAGGATACGGGAAATAACAACGTCAGCCATACCGAAGGCCAGGGTTTCGCCATGCTGATGGCGGTGCATTACGGCGACCGCACTGCATTCGATAGCCTGTGGAACTGGACGCAACGCCACCTCATGGATAGCTCCAGTGGCCTGTTTTACTGGCGTTATGATCCGTCGGCTTCCAATCCGGTGGTCGATAAAAACAACGCATCCGATGGTGATGTCCTGATTGCGTGGGCGCTGTTGCAGGCCGGAAATAAGTGGCAGGATAACAGTTACTTGCAATCCTCTGACCGCATTCAAAAAGCAGTCATCAGCCACGAGGTCATTCAGTTTGCGGACCATACCGTGATGTTGCCCGGCGCTTATGGATTTAATAAGAACAGCTATGTTGTCCTGAACCCGTCCTATTTTCTGTTTCCTGCCTGGCGAGATTTTGCCCGTCGCAGTCATCTTCAGGTCTGGCGGCAACTGATTGACGATAGCCTGTCGTTGCTTAGCGAAATGCGCTTCGGTCAGGCCGGGTTGCCGACGGACTGGGTCGCGCTGAATGTGGATGGGTCGATGGCGCCGGCAACGGCATGGCCATCGCGTTTCAGTTATGACGCTATCCGCGTGCCGTTGTACCTGTACTGGTATGATGCCAAAACCACAGCGCTGCTGCCGTTTCAGTTGTACTGGCGCAATTATCCCCGGCTGGCGACACCGGCCTGGGTTGACGTGCTGAGCAATAATACCGCGCCTTACAATATGCAAGGTGGCTTACTGGCGGTGCGCGACCTGACGATGGGCAACCTTGCTGAGCTTAGCGATCTGCCCGGTGCGTCGGATGATTACTACTCATCCAGCTTGCGCCTGCTGGTGGCCCTGGCGCGCGGTCAATAA